Proteins from a genomic interval of Harpia harpyja isolate bHarHar1 chromosome 9, bHarHar1 primary haplotype, whole genome shotgun sequence:
- the CFAP251 gene encoding cilia- and flagella-associated protein 251 codes for MQTEAGTGVPLPGRRVRMDGSREITLDDPSGGRDGVSSEPRETSQDRQTAREMAVLPERAPLAAAKEKKGAPEDAGADPLLGLLWSPSGMGIPDTLPGTWAARQDTTALRTALGEDTAGTTLLEGAGPPGPHPALPEPKGTISNPRLGCREQETQERSGEDDGCNGSASLVWAATPGMLFQEDKQTKLHPLSLSWVLGYNSSLAVHSLMDGEDRVLLYVSSHTVVIHDVLGNRQSHLQGHTNVISCLCVSEDRRWVATADRGPDALIIVWDSFSGIPVRTIFESHPEDGVSAIAISQDAKYLATISAGTVQRVCVWKWTSPTEKPMCSTELRPEFGYQDYVIFNPQNPCEFVSNSKTQVIFYLWDDAGLQYGAPLLSSQTFNSVVGHFSQSVFHFNNSQALTGTSAGKLVVWDVVGSRTPSKELQAKLHSIKATKLVPMQKDSLTVLKVFESCIVTGDVKGQVKFYDGQLQLLTCYSHSKVGPIQSISFSKTLPDPPSASPACSTSCIPSSQPFVIRNFILSTSNATVLRVATDRTNFEKVMEEAKKAVNAIACHPRQALVAVGSDCGLLKVWDYQQTKHLVSRIFTEAGIQCLSYDPQGYFLAAGFTDGSVYILDAISLQSSCREFKFSHGPITHISFSHDSEYFATADEKFSVTVYKSVLQNGSRCWEHLAGLHSHYKPIRSILFGVQLDSNEPRLLSLGEDRQLVEYDLNSSSKDHLVVLHRDRIEQIAVPLCLAWYPQLSTESFLLTANNCYKMKLYNTTTKMCRKTLLGPTYGSALEKIQILPPTNSTDPQKRYLAYITKDKVGLQILPVDGNPHKSSAFICHPDGVSDLASSYDGCYVFTVGGNDCTLMKWEVNLNALDAAASLGGEDLIPFYNLLDGGREGKFFRELEDYFYYAQLRSHGIDTLETRQVSTHITLEEIPSVMRAMGFYPSEEKIEEMINEVKFSKYVDTGEQVTKINLGDFIKLYINHRPVFGLSMKKIQQAFRVLGYDNENGDKVIDREDLLLLLQCRGEHMTEDELVQCLTTLLGRRPAGGGSELETYDPSGAAALTEEEIPAEITAEIFATDILGLPIAEPEKKNRKKRDESLIYEDSES; via the exons ATGCAAACAGAAGCAGGGACTGGTGTGCCG CTCCCTGGAAGGAGGGTGAGGATGGATGGTTCACGTGAAATTACACTGGACGACCCAAGTGGGGGAAGAGATGGAGTAAGCAGCGAGCCCAGGGAGACATCCCAGGACAGACAGACGGCTCGGGAGATGGCCGTGCTGCCTGAGCGG GCCCCCCTCGCTGCTgccaaggagaagaaaggagcacCAGAGGATGCTGGAGCAGATCCACTGTTGGGTCTCCTGTGGTCTCCTTCAGGGATGGGGATCCCAGACACCCTGCCCGGCACCTGGGCTGCGAGGCAAGACACGACCGCCTTGAGGACTGCCCTGGGAGAAGACACTGCTGGGACAACACTCTTGGAGGGTGCTGGACCCCCTGGACCGCACCCAGCACTGCCTGAGCCCAAGGGGACCATTTCCAACCCTCGCTtaggctgcagggagcaggaaaCACAAGAGAGGAGTGGGGAGGACGATGGGTGCAATGGCTCTGCCAGCTTGGTGTGGGCAGCCACGCCAGGGATGCTCTTCCAGGAGGACAAGCAGACCAAACTTCACCCCCTC AGCCTGTCCTGGGTTTTGGGCTACAACAGCAGCCTGGCCGTGCACAGCCTGATGGACGGGGAGGACCGGGTGCTCCTGTATGTCTCCTCCCACACGGTGGTCATCCACGATGTCCTGGGGAACAGGCAGTCCCACCTGCAG GGCCACACGAATGTCATTTCTTGCCTGTGCGTGAGTGAAGACAGACGCTGGGTGGCAACTGCCGATCGAGGGCCAGATGCTCTGATCATTGTGTGGGACTCCTTCTCCGG GATACCAGTGCGCACCATCTTTGAGAGCCATCCAGAGGATGGGGTCAGTGCTATTGCTATTTCCCAGGATGCAAAGTATTTGGCAACCATTAGTGCTGGTACAGTGCAG AGAGTTTGTGTTTGGAAGTGGACTTCGCCCACAGAGAAACCCATGTGCAGCACGGAGCTGAGGCCTGAGTTTGGGTATCAG GATTATGTAATTTTTAACCCTCAAAATCCCTGTGAGTTTGTCAGCAATAGCAAAACCCAGGTGATATTTTACCTGTGG GACGATGCCGGTTTGCAGTATGGAGCGCCACTCCTGAGCAGCCAG ACCTTCAACAGTGTGGTGGGACACTTCAGCCAGtcagtttttcattttaacaaCTCCCAAGCTCTGACGGGCACCTCTGCGGGGAAGCTGGTGGTGTGGGATGTGGTTGGTTCCCGCACCCCCTCCAAGGAACTGCAGGCCAAgctgcacagcatcaaggccacCAAACTGGTGCCTATGCAGAAGGACAGCCTTACTGTGCTCAAGGTGTTTGAGAG CTGCATAGTAACAGGTGATGTGAAAGGTCAGGTTAAATTCTATGACgggcagctgcagctcctcacCTGCTACAGCCACAGCAAAGTGGGTCCCATTCAGTCCATCTCTTTCTCCAAAACCCTTCCTGatcctcccagtgcctccccagcCTGCTCCACCTCCTGCATTCCCAGCAGCCAGCCCTTCGTCATCAG GAACTTTATCCTTTCAACCTCCAATGCAACTGTGCTCCGTGTTGCAACAGACAGGACAAACTTTGAAAAAGTCATGGAAGAGGCGAAGAAAGCTGTGAATGCCATTGCCTGTCACCCCCGGCAGGCACTTGTTGCTGTGGGGAGTGACTGTGGGCTGCTGAAGGTGTGGGACTACCAGCAGACCAAGCACCTCGTTAGCAGGATATTCACTGAGGCTGGCATCCAGTGCTTGTCCTATGACCCTCAAG GTTATTTTCTGGCCGCTGGTTTTACTGATGGAAGCGTTTACATCCTCGATGCCATTTCCCTTCAGTCTAGCTGCAGAGAGTTCAAGTTCTCACATGGTCCCATAACTCATATTAGCTTCTCTCATGATTCAGAGTACTTCGCAACTGCT GATGAGAAATTCTCAGTGACTGTTTACAAGAGTGTCCTGCAAAATGGGAGCAGATGCTGGGAACACCTAGCGGGGCTGCACTCCCACTACAAACCCATCCGGAGCATTCTCTTTGGGGTCCAGTTAGACAGCAACGAGCCCAGGCTCCTGAGCCTTGGAGAGGACCGGCAGCTG GTTGAATATGacctgaacagcagcagcaaggaccACTTGGTGGTCTTGCACAGGGACCGCATAGAGCAGATTGCTGTGCCCCTGTGCTTGGCCTGGTACCCACAGCTCAGCACCGAGTCCTTTCTCCTCACTGCCAACAACTGCTACAAAATGAAGCTCTACAACACGACGACCAAAATGTGCAG AAAGACCCTTTTGGGACCAACCTATGGCTCCGCATTGGAGAAGATACAAATCCTCCCACCAACAAACTCTACGGACCCCCAGAAACGCTATCTGGCATACATTACAAAGGACAAG GTGGGCTTGCAGATTTTGCCTGTCGATGGCAACCCCCACAAATCCTCAGCTTTCATTTGCCACCCGGATGGTGTCTCTGACCTTGCTAGCTCCTATGACGGATGCTACGTCTTTACAGTGGGGGGGAATGACTGCACTCTTATGAAATGGGAGGTCAACCTAAA TGCCTtggatgctgctgcttccctgggtgGGGAGGACTTGATCCCATTCTACAACCTACTGGATGGTGGCAGAGAAGGCAAATTCTTCAGG GAACTGGAAGACTATTTTTACTATGCACAGCTGCGCAGCCATGGTATTGATACACTGGAGACCAGACAGGTGTCAACGCATATTACCTTGGAGGAAATTCCTTCTGTAATGAGAGCAATGGGATTTTATCCATCAGAGGAAAAG ATTGAAGAAATGATAAATGAAGTAAAATTCAGCAAGTATGTGGATACTGGAGAACAAGTGACAAAAATCAATTTAGGGGATTTTATCAAACTTTATATAAATCATCGACCTGTGTTTGGCTtgtcaatgaaaaaaatacaacaagCATTTCGCGTTCTTGGTTATGATAATGAGAATGGAGACAAAGTTATTGACAGAGAAGACTTACTGTTGCTGCTTCAGTGCAGAG GAGAGCATATGACAGAGGACGAGCTGGtgcagtgtctgaccaccctgcTGGGCAGGCGTCCTGCAGGAGGAGGATCTGAACTGGAGACCTATGATCCCTCAG GTGCAGCAGCTTTGACTGAAGAAGAAATTCCAGCAGAAATCACAGCGGAGATATTCGCTACTGACATTCTTGGCTTACCTATTgctgaaccagaaaaaaagaacagaaaaaaaagagatgaatcTTTGATCTACGAAGACTCAGAATCATAG
- the PSMD9 gene encoding 26S proteasome non-ATPase regulatory subunit 9 — protein MAQPGGSRPVTVSDVQQLVKRKDEIEAQIKACYELLEGQKGVGMNEPLVDAEGFPRDDIDLYQVRTARHNIICLQNDHKALMKQVEEALHQLHAREKEKHARDEAEALAEAMSQNQSLPQAFAKVNAVTPGSPASISGLQVDDEIVEFGSVNVNNFQNLQNIATVVQHSEGRPLSVTVIRSGKKVHVGLTPKRWAGKGLLGCNIVPLQR, from the exons ATGGCGCAGCCCGGTGGGAGCCGCCCCGTCACCGTCAGCGACGTGCAGCAGCTGGTGAAGAGGAAGGACGAGATCGAGGCGCAGATCAAGGCCTGCTACGAGCTGCTGGAGGGC CAAAAGGGCGTCGGGATGAACGAGCCGCTGGTTGACGCGGAGGGGTTTCCCCGTGACGACATCGATCTCTACCAAGTGCGCACCGCCCGGCATAACATCATCT GTTTGCAGAACGATCACAAGGCCCTGATGAAGCAGGTAGAGGAAGCTCTTCACCAGTTGCACGCCCGGGAGAAGGAGAAGCATGCCAGGGATGAGGCGGAGGCGTTGGCTGAGGCAATGAGCCAGAACCAGAGCCTGCCACAGGCTTTTGCTAAAGTGAACGCGGTGACTCCGGGATCTCCAGCAAGTATCTCG GGACTTCAGGTCGATGATGAGATTGTGGAGTTTGGTTCTGTTAATGTAAACAACTTCCAGAACCTGCAGAACATCGCCACAGTAGTGCAGCACAGCGAAGGG agaCCCCTGAGTGTGACTGTCATCCGCAGCGGCAAAAAAGTGCATGTGGGGCTGACTCCAAAGCGCTGGGCTGGGAAGGGCCTCTTGGG ctgcAATATTGTTCCCTTGCAAAGATGA